The Daucus carota subsp. sativus chromosome 2, DH1 v3.0, whole genome shotgun sequence genome includes a window with the following:
- the LOC108208493 gene encoding uncharacterized protein LOC108208493, whose product MAMIIFIVLSFFLQGALGEIICEQLPVQMCTFSVASTGNRCVLESYVSNAGSTELQCKTSDVFAENVAQWIEDDHCVEVCGVDRKTVGISSDSLSEPRIIASVCSTACYDNCPNIVDLYYNMALAEGSYLPNLCKAQNAMSRREMSQVNAWAPAAANAESDKSDAWAPAPVGAIPIIPILFPPTPAPVSVIPVIPILFPPAPAPSHAESAESVASAPPSTIPFVPLPLAPTPLVAPPFPISWPPAPVPASDN is encoded by the exons ATGGCAATGATCATCTTCATTGTCCTGTCTTTCTTTCTCCAGGGAGCACTTG GTGAAATTATATGTGAGCAGCTGCCTGTTCAGATGTGCACCTTTTCAGTTGCATCAACAGGAAACCGATGTGTATTAGAGTCGTATGTCTCAAATGCCGGAAGTACAGAGTTGCAATGCAAGACCTCAGATGTATTTGCCGAAAACGTGGCTCAATGGATTGAGGATGATCACTGTGTAGAAGTTTGTGGAGTCGACAGAAAGACAGTTGGAATTTCCTCAGACTCTCTGTCCGAGCCTCGGATCATTGCCAGTGTCTGTTCAACAGCATGTTATGATAACTGCCCTAATATTGTTGATCTATACTACAACATGGCTCTAGCAGAAG GATCCTACCTTCCAAATTTGTGCAAGGCACAGAATGCAATGTCTCGTCGCGAAATGAGTCAAGTTAATGCTTGGGCTCCAGCTGCAGCTAATGCTGAATCCGATAAATCTGATGCTTGGGCACCAGCTCCAGTTGGTGCTATACCTATAATTCCTATTCTTTTCCCACCGACTCCAGCTCCAGTTAGTGTCATACCTGTAATTCCTATTCTATTCCCACCGGCTCCTGCTCCAAGTCACGCTGAATCTGCTGAATCTGTTGCCTCGGCACCACCTTCAACTATACCTTTTGTACCTCTTCCTTTGGCACCAACTCCACTTGTTGCACCTCCCTTCCCTATTTCCTGGCCTCCAGCTCCAGTTCCAGCCTCAGATAATTAA
- the LOC108209383 gene encoding neutral ceramidase 1: MESVYIFGINVQRASAGLLLWIALLLLLQNGKGVVSDSNYLIGLGSYDITGPAADVNMMGYANTEQVASGVHFRLRARTFIVGEPKGSRVVFVNLDACMASQLVTIKVIERLKARYGDLYTEKNVAISGIHTHAGPGGYLQYVVYIVTSLGFVRQSFDVIVNGIEQSIIRAHENLRPGSVFVNKGEIVDAGINRSPSAYLNNPAAERSKYKYDGDKEMTLLKFIDDEWGAVGSFNWFATHGTSMSRTNGLISGDNKGAAARFMEDWFDQNGAREKHLERYESSEIPRRVSNIIPVARETHHELLELAASFRSSSGKLATKILNVANRVRSALRQVDKPRFVSAFCQSNCGDVSPNVLGAFCTDTGLPCDFNQSTCGGKNELCYGRGPGYPDEFESTRIIGDRQFRKAVDLFSSASEQLKGKVDYRHAYLNFSNLEVTLHNQDGTNQVVKTCPAAMGFAFAAGTTDGPGAFDFKQGDDQGNAFWRLVRNLLKEPSNEQVDCHQPKPILLDTGEMKQPYDWAPSILPIQMIRIGQLVILSVPGEFTTMAGRRLRDAVKTVLTSGGNKQFNSNVHIVIAGLTNTYSQYVTTFEEYQIQRYEGASTLFGPHTLSAYIQEFQKLAKALVNGKPVEPGPQPPDLLDKQISLLTPVVVDSTPLGVNFGDVSSDVPKNSTFKRNGMVTVTFYSACPRNDLMTEGTFALVEILRGKDSWVPVYDDDDFCLRFKWSRPSKLSARSYATIEWRIPESAASGVYRIRHFGASKSLFGSIRHFAGSSSAFIVT; this comes from the exons ATGGAGTCAGTTTATATTTTTGGCATCAATGTCCAGAGGGCTTCTGCAGGCCTTTTACTCTGGATTGCTCTGCTACTATTGCTACAGAATGGTAAAGGAGTGGTGTCTGATTCTAATTACCTGATTGGACTAGGAAGCTATGACATTACGGGGCCTGCTGCAGATGTGAACATGATGGGTTATGCTAATACAGAACAGGTTGCATCTGGTGTTCACTTCAGGTTGCGAGCTCGCACATTTATTGTAGGTGAGCCGAAGGGTAGCCGAGTTGTATTTGTAAATCTCGATGCCTGCATGGCATCACAACTTGTGACAATTAAAGTTATTGAGAGACTGAAGGCAAG GTATGGAGACCTTTATACTGAAAAGAATGTTGCTATTAGTGGCATTCACACCCATGCTGGCCCTGGGGGTTATCTCCAATATGTTGTTTATATTGTGACATCGCTAGGATTTGTTCGCCAGTCTTTTGATGTTATTGTCAATGGGATTGAGCAAAGCATCATCCGAGCTCATGAAAATCTTCGACCTGGATCAGTCTTTGTTAATAAAG GAGAGATAGTGGATGCTGGCATAAACCGCAGTCCCAGTGCTTACCTGAACAATCCTGCAGCAGAACGCAGTAAATACAAGTATGACGGGGATAAGGAAATGACACTTCTGAAATTTATAGATGATGAATGGGGGGCGGTGGGTAGCTTTAACTGGTTTGCAACTCATGGGACTTCAATGAGTCGTACAAATGGCTTGATTAGTGGAGACAACAAAGGAGCTGCTGCACGATTTATGGAAGATTGGTTTGATCAAAATGGTGCTAGAGAAAAACATCTTGAAAGATATGAAAGTAGTGAAATCCCCCGAAGAGTTTCTAACATAATTCCTGTGGCCCGTGAAACTC ACCATGAATTGCTGGAACTTGCTGCATCTTTCCGGTCCTCTTCTGGAAAACTAGCAACCAAGATTTTGAATGTTGCAAATCGTGTTAGGTCTGCTCTTAGGCAGGTTGACAAACCTAGATTTGTTTCTGCATTTTGTCAGTCCAACTGTGGTGATGTCAGTCCAAATGTGCTTGGGGCGTTCTGCACTGACACTGGGCTGCCTTGTGATTTCAATCAAAGTACTTGTGGTGGGAAGAATGAGTTGTGTTATGGACGTGGACCAGG CTACCCTGATGAATTTGAGAGTACACGTATTATTGGAGACAGACAATTTAGAAAAGCTGTGGATCTTTTTAGCAGCGCATCAGAGCAGTTGAAAGGCAAGGTTGATTATCGGCATGCTTATCTGAACTTCTCAAATCTTGAGGTAACCCTTCACAATCAAGATGGCACAAATCAGGTGGTTAAAACGTGTCCTGCCGCCATGGGCTTTGCATTTGCTGCTGGTACAACCGATGGACCTGGAGCCTTTGATTTTAAGCAAGGAGATGACCAG GGGAATGCATTTTGGAGATTGGTTCGGAACTTGCTTAAAGAACCATCAAACGAACAAGTTGATTGTCACCAACCAAAGCCTATCTTACTTGATACTGGTGAAATGAAGCAACCATATGACTGGGCT CCATCAATTCTCCCAATTCAGATGATAAGGATAGGGCAATTGGTCATTCTCAGTGTACCTGGAG AGTTCACGACCATGGCTGGAAGACGTCTCCGTGATGCTGTAAAAACAGTGCTTACAAGTGGAGGAAATAAACAATTTAACAGCAATGTTCACATTGTGATAGCTGGCCTGACAAATACATATTCCCAATACGTGACTACCTTTGAGGAGTACCAGATACAGAGATACGAG GGTGCATCCACACTGTTTGGTCCACATACACTCAGTGCCTACATTCAGGAGTTCCAGAAGCTTGCAAAGGCTCTTGTTAATGGTAAACCTGTTGAACCTGGCCCACAACCCCCTGATCTCCTGGACAAACAAATAAGCTTACTAACACCGGTGGTAGTAGACTCAACTCCTCTTGGGGTAAACTTTGGAGATGTTAGTAGTGATGTGCCAAAGAACTCCACCTTCAAAAGGAATGGCATGGTTACAGTAACTTTCTATTCAGCTTGTCCCAGAAATGACCTTATGACTGAAGGTACATTTGCCCTTGTTGAAATACTACGTGGAAAAGACTCGTGGGTTCCAGtttatgatgatgatgatttctGTCTCCGGTTTAAATGGTCAAGGCCTTCCAAACTTAGCGCCAGAAGTtatgcaactatagaatggagAATCCCGGAGTCTGCTGCTTCCGGTGTATATAGAATACGGCACTTTGGTGCTTCAAAATCACTTTTTGGGTCAATTCGACATTTCGCAGGGTCCTCTAGTGCTTTTATTGTCACATGA
- the LOC108206441 gene encoding proliferating cell nuclear antigen, with product MLELRLVQGSLLKKVMDSIKDLVNDANFDCSATGFSLQAMDSSHVALVALLLRSEGFEHYRCDRNISMGMNLGNMAKMLKCAGNDDIITIKADDGSDTVTFMFESPTQDKIADFEMKLMDIDSEHLGIPEAEYHAIVRMPSAEFARICKDLSSIGDTVVISVTKEGVKFSTRGDIGTANIVCRQNTTVDKPEEATVIEMNEPVSLTFALRYMNSFTKASPLSSTVTISLSSELPVVVEYKIAEMGYIRFYLAPKIEEEEDESKP from the exons ATGTTGGAGCTCCGTCTAGTCCAGGGCAGTCTGCTGAAGAAGGTGATGGATTCGATCAAGGATCTCGTCAACGACGCCAACTTCGACTGCTCGGCCACGGGGTTCTCGCTGCAAGCCATGGACTCCAGCCACGTGGCGCTCGTCGCGCTGCTGCTCAGATCGGAGGGCTTCGAGCACTACCGGTGCGATAGGAACATATCCATGGGGATGAATCTGGGCAACATGGCCAAGATGTTGAAGTGTGCTGGGAATGATGATATCATCACTATTAAAGCTGATGATGGCAGTGATACGGTTACCTTTATGTTTGAATCTCCCA CACAAGATAAGATTGCCGACTTTGAAATGAAACTCATGGACATTGATAGTGAGCATCTTGGTATACCAGAGGCGGAATACCATGCTATAGTTCGAATGCCCTCCGCTGAGTTTGCTAGGATCTGTAAAGATCTTAGTAGCATTGGTGATACAG TTGTTATATCTGTGACCAAAGAAGGTGTCAAGTTCTCAACAAGAGGTGATATTGGAACTGCAAATATTGTGTGCAGGCAGAATACTACAGTAGACAAG CCAGAGGAGGCCACTGTGATAGAGATGAATGAACCAGTTTCATTGACATTTGCATTGAGGTACATGAATTCCTTTACAAAGGCAAGCCCCTTGTCAAGCACTGTTACCATTAGCTTATCTTCTGAGCTTCCTGTTGTGGTTGAGTATAAGATTGCTGAAATGGGTTACATACGGTTCTACTTGGCTCCCAAAATTGAAGAGGAAGAAGACGAAAGCAAGCCTTGA
- the LOC108207697 gene encoding uncharacterized protein LOC108207697: protein MAKLAMIVFFVFSVLLNGALGEVICNELPNEMCSFSVSSAGKRCLLETSAVMNDETVKFECKSSEVVVENLANWIESDECVSSCGVDRRSVGISSDSLMEPRFTAKLCSSACSQNCANIVDLYNNLALAEGVVLADLCKVQQSMPRRAMSQLLSSGSAAGPISAAQAPLSAAQASLSAAQGPSASVACAPADI from the exons ATGGCAAAATTGGCAATGAtcgttttctttgttttttctgTTTTGCTCAATGGAGCTCTAGGTGAGGTTATCTGCAACGAATTGCCTAATGAGATGTGTTCATTCTCTGTCTCGTCTGCTGGAAAGCGATGTTTGTTAGAGACTTCCGCTGTGATGAACGATGAGACGGTGAAATTTGAATGCAAGAGCTCAGAGGTGGTTGTGGAAAATCTTGCAAACTGGATTGAGAGTGATGAATGTGTGTCTTCGTGTGGAGTTGATAGACGTTCTGTTGGGATTTCGTCTGATTCACTGATGGAGCCACGTTTCACTGCCAAGCTTTGCTCATCAGCTTGCAGCCAGAACTGTGCAAATATTGTAGACCTCTACAACAATCTAGCTCTCGCTGAAG GAGTCGTTTTGGCTGATCTATGTAAGGTGCAACAAAGCATGCCACGACGTGCAATGAGTCAGCTTCTGAGTTCTGGTTCAGCTGCTGGTCCGATATCCGCTGCTCAGGCTCCTCTGTCTGCTGCTCAGGCTTCTCTGTCTGCTGCACAAGGTCCATCGGCTTCAGTTGCTTGTGCCCCTGCTGACATATAA